In a genomic window of Streptomyces roseoviridis:
- a CDS encoding Fur family transcriptional regulator yields the protein MHSPDFVSAKALHASLAATGMPTGLTTVYRALQALERAGQVDTVRDEAGERLYRIRPAGVHRHYLMCRDCGRSHPIDTEVVERWVADVAAASGFSDIHHTLELTGDCADCRRPSATAC from the coding sequence ATGCACTCACCTGACTTCGTCTCCGCCAAGGCGCTGCACGCGTCACTGGCCGCGACGGGGATGCCTACTGGCCTGACCACGGTGTATCGCGCGCTCCAGGCCCTCGAACGCGCCGGCCAGGTCGACACCGTCCGCGACGAGGCGGGAGAACGCCTGTACCGGATCCGCCCCGCAGGCGTACACCGCCACTACCTCATGTGCCGCGACTGCGGCCGCAGCCACCCGATCGACACAGAAGTCGTCGAACGCTGGGTCGCCGACGTAGCGGCGGCATCCGGCTTCAGCGACATCCACCACACCCTCGAGCTCACGGGCGACTGCGCAGACTGCCGACGTCCCTCAGCAACGGCCTGCTGA
- a CDS encoding PPOX class F420-dependent oxidoreductase, producing the protein MDTATPHTDGDDTFWQERRTCFLTTLRPDGTPHTTPVGVTYDPETRIARVITDGGNKKVRNIRAALAAGTEARVAVSQAEGRRWSTLEGTAVIKDDPASVADAERRYTERYKTPRVNPHRVVIEITVTRVLGPTKPSGW; encoded by the coding sequence TTGGACACCGCCACCCCGCACACCGACGGAGACGACACGTTCTGGCAGGAGCGCAGGACCTGCTTCCTGACCACGCTCCGGCCAGACGGCACCCCGCATACCACTCCTGTCGGCGTCACCTACGACCCCGAGACTCGGATCGCCCGCGTCATCACCGACGGCGGCAACAAGAAGGTCCGCAACATCCGCGCTGCCCTGGCCGCCGGCACCGAAGCACGCGTCGCTGTGAGTCAGGCCGAAGGCCGACGCTGGTCCACCCTCGAAGGAACTGCCGTCATCAAGGATGACCCAGCGTCCGTCGCCGACGCCGAGCGCCGGTACACCGAGCGGTACAAGACCCCACGCGTGAACCCCCACCGGGTCGTCATCGAGATCACCGTCACCCGCGTCCTTGGCCCAACCAAGCCCTCTGGCTGGTGA
- a CDS encoding DUF5655 domain-containing protein, with translation MSELRLFQTVHGGVNELTARLAAAEADVQGLVEANMEALLGVRFVASEYSTGAVHGGRIDSLGLDENGSPVIVEYKRATDPGVLSQGLYYMLWLMDHRDEFHALVRERLGATVASAVLWSGPRLICIAGDFTRYDLHAVREHRRSIDLVRYRLFGDHHIALETVASVAAPGRPAGRRDTARGGQGQAPRRKAGTMTELATVVDEVLRGLGEDVTKVARKQYDAYQRLRNFACVTGRQDKLLVYLKAAPTAVELVPGFTRDVTGLGHHGTGHLEVQLRSEKDVERALELFRESYEAETGDPLLYSATFRPAPIPGSFTSQRAWLGQGRG, from the coding sequence GTGTCGGAACTGCGGTTGTTCCAGACGGTGCACGGGGGCGTGAACGAGCTTACGGCCCGGCTTGCTGCGGCCGAAGCGGACGTACAGGGCCTTGTCGAGGCGAACATGGAGGCGCTGCTCGGCGTCCGGTTCGTGGCGTCCGAATACAGCACCGGCGCCGTCCACGGCGGACGTATCGACTCGCTTGGGCTGGACGAGAACGGCTCGCCGGTGATCGTCGAGTACAAGAGGGCGACCGACCCCGGTGTCCTGTCACAGGGCCTGTACTACATGCTGTGGCTGATGGACCACCGGGACGAATTCCATGCCCTGGTCCGCGAGCGCCTCGGTGCGACCGTGGCCTCGGCGGTGCTGTGGAGCGGGCCGCGGCTGATCTGTATCGCCGGCGACTTCACGCGATACGACCTGCACGCGGTGCGCGAGCATCGCCGGTCGATCGACCTGGTGCGGTACCGGCTGTTCGGCGATCATCACATCGCACTGGAGACGGTCGCCTCGGTCGCCGCCCCCGGCAGGCCGGCCGGCCGACGGGACACTGCGCGGGGCGGGCAGGGGCAGGCGCCCCGTCGTAAGGCCGGCACCATGACGGAGCTCGCGACGGTCGTCGACGAGGTGCTGCGAGGGTTGGGGGAGGACGTGACGAAGGTGGCGCGCAAGCAGTACGACGCCTACCAGCGGCTGCGGAACTTCGCCTGTGTCACCGGCCGGCAGGACAAGCTCCTCGTCTACCTCAAGGCTGCGCCGACGGCAGTCGAGCTCGTGCCTGGCTTCACCCGGGACGTGACAGGGCTGGGGCACCACGGCACGGGGCACCTGGAGGTCCAGCTGCGCTCGGAGAAGGACGTCGAACGGGCGCTGGAGCTGTTCCGCGAGTCGTACGAGGCGGAAACCGGGGATCCTCTCCTATATTCCGCTACATTCCGCCCCGCACCGATCCCGGGCAGTTTCACCAGCCAGAGGGCTTGGTTGGGCCAAGGACGCGGGTGA
- a CDS encoding TIGR03842 family LLM class F420-dependent oxidoreductase: protein MDFGLVLQTDPPASQVVGLMRRAERNGFRYGWTFDSTVLWQEPFVIYSQILEHTTKLHVGPMVTNPGTRTWEVTASTFATLNDMFGNRTVCGIGRGDSAMRVAGRKPNTLARLGEAIDVIRDLAEGREASVDGNPIRIPWVKNGKLPVWMAAYGPKALALAGQKADGFILQLADPFLTEWMVKAVRQAATDAGRDPSSVTICVAAPAYVTADDSPDALAHARDQCRWFGGMVGNHVADLVARYGEHSDMVPDELTAYIKNRQGYDYSHHGRAGNPSTDFVPDEIVDRFCLLGPAEAHIAKLRTLRDLGVDQFAVYNMHDNREATIDAYGFEIIPALH from the coding sequence GTGGACTTCGGACTCGTCCTGCAGACCGACCCGCCCGCCTCGCAGGTCGTCGGCCTGATGCGCCGGGCGGAGCGCAACGGCTTCCGCTACGGCTGGACCTTCGACTCCACCGTGCTGTGGCAGGAACCCTTCGTCATCTACAGCCAGATCCTTGAGCACACCACCAAGCTCCACGTGGGTCCGATGGTGACGAACCCGGGGACGCGGACGTGGGAGGTGACCGCCTCCACCTTCGCGACCCTCAACGACATGTTCGGCAACCGGACCGTGTGCGGCATCGGCCGCGGCGACTCCGCGATGCGGGTCGCCGGCCGCAAGCCCAACACGCTCGCCCGGCTCGGCGAGGCCATCGACGTCATCCGGGACCTCGCCGAGGGGCGGGAGGCGAGCGTCGACGGCAACCCGATCCGCATCCCGTGGGTGAAGAACGGCAAGCTGCCGGTGTGGATGGCGGCGTACGGGCCGAAGGCGCTCGCGCTGGCGGGACAGAAGGCGGACGGCTTTATTCTCCAGCTCGCCGACCCCTTCCTCACCGAGTGGATGGTCAAGGCCGTCCGCCAGGCCGCCACCGACGCCGGCCGCGACCCGTCATCCGTGACCATCTGCGTCGCCGCCCCGGCGTACGTGACGGCGGACGACTCGCCCGACGCCCTGGCCCACGCGCGCGACCAGTGCCGGTGGTTCGGCGGCATGGTCGGAAACCACGTCGCCGATCTGGTCGCCCGGTACGGCGAGCACTCCGACATGGTGCCCGACGAGCTCACCGCGTACATCAAGAACCGCCAGGGCTACGACTACTCCCACCACGGCCGCGCCGGGAACCCCTCCACCGACTTCGTCCCCGACGAGATCGTCGACCGCTTCTGCCTCCTCGGCCCGGCCGAAGCCCACATCGCCAAGCTCCGTACGCTCCGTGACCTCGGCGTCGACCAGTTCGCCGTCTACAACATGCACGACAACCGCGAGGCCACCATCGACGCCTACGGCTTCGAGATTATCCCCGCGCTCCACTGA
- the hydA gene encoding dihydropyrimidinase gives MTRTLITGGLVITAADEVHADVLIEHGRVVALAAPGTQEWTADRVIDASQKYVIPGGVDAHTHMELPFGGTFASDTFETGTRAAAWGGTTTIVDFAVQAKGHSLQAGLNAWMEKADGNCAIDYAFHMIMSDVNESTLKEMPKLIEHGISSFKLFMAYPGVFFSDDGQILRAMQVAGETGGLIMMHAENGIAIDVLVEQALARGETDPRYHGEVRKALLEAEATHRAIQLARVAGSPLYVVHVSAQEAVAELAAARDMGLPVFGETCPQYLFLSTDNLAEPDFEGAKYVCSTPLRPKEHQAALWRGLRTNDLQVVSTDHCPFCFVGQKELGRGDFSKIPNGLPGVENRMDLLHQAVVEGHITRRRWIEIACATPARMFGLYPQKGTIAPGADADVVIYDPHATQVLSAETHHMNVDYSAYEGKTVTGQVETVLSRGELVLDQRKYVGRVGHGTFVPRSTCQYLG, from the coding sequence ATGACTCGGACTCTTATTACCGGCGGTCTTGTGATCACGGCCGCGGACGAGGTGCACGCGGATGTGTTGATCGAGCACGGCCGGGTGGTGGCGTTGGCGGCGCCGGGGACGCAGGAGTGGACGGCGGACCGGGTGATCGACGCGTCGCAGAAGTATGTGATCCCGGGCGGGGTGGATGCGCACACGCATATGGAGCTGCCGTTCGGCGGCACGTTCGCGTCGGACACGTTCGAGACGGGCACGCGGGCGGCGGCGTGGGGCGGGACGACGACGATCGTCGATTTCGCGGTGCAGGCGAAGGGCCATTCGCTGCAGGCCGGCCTGAACGCCTGGATGGAGAAGGCGGACGGAAACTGCGCGATCGACTACGCGTTCCACATGATTATGTCGGACGTGAACGAGTCGACGCTCAAGGAGATGCCGAAACTCATCGAGCATGGGATTTCCTCGTTCAAATTGTTTATGGCGTATCCGGGGGTCTTCTTTTCGGATGACGGGCAGATCCTGCGGGCTATGCAGGTGGCCGGCGAAACCGGCGGGCTGATCATGATGCACGCGGAGAACGGCATCGCGATCGACGTCCTGGTGGAACAGGCGCTGGCGAGGGGCGAGACCGACCCCCGCTATCACGGGGAGGTCCGCAAGGCCCTGCTTGAGGCGGAGGCGACACACCGGGCGATCCAGCTGGCCCGGGTCGCCGGCTCCCCGCTCTATGTCGTCCACGTCTCCGCGCAGGAGGCCGTGGCCGAGCTGGCGGCGGCGCGGGACATGGGCCTGCCGGTCTTCGGCGAGACCTGCCCCCAGTACCTGTTCCTCTCCACCGACAACCTCGCGGAGCCGGACTTCGAGGGCGCCAAGTACGTCTGCTCGACGCCGCTGCGGCCGAAGGAGCACCAGGCGGCGCTGTGGCGGGGCCTGCGGACGAACGACCTCCAGGTGGTGTCGACGGACCACTGCCCGTTCTGCTTCGTGGGGCAGAAGGAACTGGGCCGCGGCGACTTCTCGAAGATCCCGAACGGTCTACCGGGGGTGGAGAACCGCATGGATCTGCTGCACCAAGCGGTGGTGGAGGGGCACATCACGCGCCGCCGCTGGATCGAGATCGCCTGCGCGACCCCGGCCCGGATGTTCGGTCTCTATCCGCAGAAGGGGACGATCGCGCCGGGCGCGGACGCGGACGTCGTCATCTACGACCCGCACGCGACGCAGGTGCTGTCGGCGGAGACCCACCACATGAACGTCGACTACTCGGCGTACGAGGGGAAGACGGTCACCGGCCAGGTCGAGACCGTCCTCTCGCGCGGCGAACTCGTGCTCGACCAGCGGAAGTACGTGGGACGCGTGGGCCACGGCACCTTCGTTCCGCGCTCGACCTGTCAGTACCTGGGCTGA
- a CDS encoding aspartate aminotransferase family protein — translation MSSLYERHRAVAPDWLALYYKNPIELTHGEGRHVWDADGNRYLDFFGGILTTMTAHALPEVTKAVAEQAGRIIHSSTLYLNRPMVELAERVAALSGIPDARVFFTTSGTEANDTALLLATAYRRSNQILAMRNSYHGRSFSTVGITGNRSWSPTGLSPLQTLYVHGGVRTRGPYAQYTDERFIDACVADLEDLLGHTRDVAALIAEPIQGVGGFTSPPDGLYAAFRRVLDRHGILWIADEVQTGWGRTGEHFWGWQAHGQAGPPDIVTFAKGIGNGMSIGGVVARGEIMNCLDANSISTFGGSPVTMAAGLANLSYLLEHDLQGNARRVGGLLIERIRAAAAGTDAVREVRGRGLMIGIELTEPGTDRADPDAAAAVLETTRANGLLIGKGGGHNTSTLRIAPPLSLTVAEAEEGAAILEQALRSLPSAGE, via the coding sequence GTGAGCAGCCTCTACGAACGCCACCGCGCCGTCGCCCCCGACTGGCTCGCCCTCTACTACAAGAACCCCATCGAGCTCACCCACGGCGAGGGCCGCCACGTCTGGGACGCCGACGGCAACCGCTACCTCGACTTCTTCGGCGGCATCCTCACCACCATGACCGCCCACGCCCTGCCCGAGGTCACCAAGGCGGTCGCCGAACAGGCCGGGCGGATCATCCACTCCTCCACCCTCTACCTCAACCGCCCGATGGTGGAGCTCGCCGAGCGCGTCGCCGCCCTCTCCGGCATCCCCGACGCGCGCGTCTTCTTCACCACCTCCGGCACCGAGGCCAACGACACCGCGCTCCTCCTCGCCACCGCGTACCGCCGCTCGAACCAGATCCTGGCGATGCGCAACAGCTACCACGGCCGCTCCTTCTCCACCGTCGGCATCACCGGCAACCGCTCCTGGTCGCCCACCGGCCTCTCCCCGCTCCAGACCCTGTACGTGCACGGCGGCGTCCGCACCCGCGGCCCGTACGCCCAGTACACCGACGAGCGGTTCATCGACGCCTGCGTCGCCGACCTGGAGGACCTGCTCGGCCACACCCGGGACGTCGCCGCCCTCATCGCCGAACCCATCCAGGGCGTCGGCGGCTTCACCTCCCCGCCCGACGGCCTCTACGCCGCCTTCCGCAGGGTCCTCGACCGGCACGGCATCCTGTGGATCGCCGACGAGGTGCAGACCGGCTGGGGCCGCACCGGCGAGCACTTCTGGGGCTGGCAGGCACACGGCCAGGCCGGACCGCCCGACATCGTCACCTTCGCCAAGGGCATCGGCAACGGCATGTCCATCGGCGGCGTCGTCGCCCGCGGCGAGATCATGAACTGCCTCGACGCCAACTCCATCTCCACCTTCGGCGGTTCACCCGTCACCATGGCCGCCGGACTCGCCAACCTCTCGTACCTCCTCGAGCACGACCTCCAGGGCAACGCCCGCCGCGTCGGCGGCCTCCTCATCGAACGGATCCGGGCCGCCGCGGCCGGCACCGACGCCGTACGCGAAGTCCGCGGACGCGGCCTGATGATCGGCATCGAACTCACCGAACCCGGCACCGACCGGGCCGACCCCGACGCCGCGGCCGCCGTCCTGGAGACCACCCGCGCGAACGGCCTCCTCATCGGCAAGGGCGGCGGCCACAACACCAGCACCCTGCGCATCGCGCCCCCGCTCTCGCTGACCGTCGCCGAGGCCGAGGAAGGCGCGGCGATCCTCGAACAGGCCCTCCGTTCCCTCCCGTCCGCAGGGGAGTAG
- a CDS encoding nitrilase-related carbon-nitrogen hydrolase encodes MTDVVRAALVQATWTGDTESMIAKHEEHAREAARQGAKVIGFQEVFNAPYFCQVQEPEHYRWAEPVPDGPTVRRMQDLARETGMVVVVPVFEVEGAGFYYNTAAVIDADGTYLGKYRKHHIPQVKGFWEKYYFRPGNAGWPVFDTAVGKVGVYICYDRHFPEGWRQLGLNGAQLVYNPSATHRGLSSYLWQLEQPAAAVANEYFVAAINRVGIEEYGDNDFYGTSYFVDPRGRFVGDVASDKEEELVVRDLDFGLIDQVRQQWAFYRDRRPDAYDGLVQP; translated from the coding sequence ATGACCGACGTCGTACGCGCCGCGCTCGTCCAGGCGACCTGGACCGGCGACACCGAATCCATGATCGCCAAGCATGAGGAGCACGCCCGCGAGGCAGCCCGGCAGGGGGCGAAGGTCATCGGGTTCCAGGAGGTGTTCAACGCCCCGTACTTCTGCCAGGTCCAGGAGCCCGAGCACTACCGCTGGGCCGAGCCGGTGCCCGACGGGCCCACCGTGCGCCGGATGCAGGACCTCGCCCGCGAGACCGGGATGGTCGTCGTCGTGCCCGTCTTCGAGGTCGAGGGCGCCGGGTTCTACTACAACACCGCCGCCGTCATCGACGCCGACGGCACCTACCTCGGCAAGTACCGCAAGCACCACATCCCGCAGGTCAAGGGCTTCTGGGAGAAGTACTACTTCCGTCCGGGCAACGCCGGCTGGCCCGTCTTCGACACCGCCGTCGGCAAGGTCGGCGTCTACATCTGCTACGACCGCCACTTCCCCGAGGGCTGGCGCCAACTCGGCCTCAACGGCGCGCAGTTGGTCTACAACCCCTCGGCCACCCACCGCGGCCTGTCCTCCTACCTCTGGCAGCTGGAGCAGCCCGCCGCCGCCGTCGCCAACGAGTACTTCGTCGCCGCCATCAACCGGGTCGGCATCGAGGAGTACGGCGACAACGACTTCTACGGCACCAGCTACTTCGTCGACCCGCGCGGCCGGTTCGTCGGCGACGTCGCCTCCGACAAGGAAGAGGAACTCGTCGTCCGCGACCTCGACTTCGGCCTCATCGACCAGGTCCGCCAGCAATGGGCCTTCTACCGCGACCGCCGCCCCGACGCGTACGACGGGCTGGTGCAGCCGTGA
- a CDS encoding UL36 very large tegument protein, producing the protein MAVRQLPAEIVAFTGWLGELAGRLAPDEGWYGVFRARDPEGMRACFDGTDILPWDVVASLLQDLGEPSDGPLALRGRALHDAAAAVHDRAPGGAQSLTGRRDLMERAAYDAQARIRDLAARPDRDPDGASLAWARDDLTRARARIAELDARLDRLGLLDRQGQGRLGRPGRGGAPAGTTGRPHPGAAAATPAAQAALAPTPVSAPAPVTAAAPVPALRRPRGARYAGLEVADPVLPVGLPATEPPTAPAAAPRGARFGGVSAAPARTTAAPEAPEDPERAARAAGNAVHALRRLRAQGRSGEAHALLCEALAGPPAWLPVLAAELHAAGLAADWATLLWEAATLPPGRLAAVAGALADAGRPQDCEQLLRQGVARPVEELAGACAALYAESRHDEALTLLTAFVRCRTPEDAARLAAAGPDAGPAALTAGLLAAARSVSPERARDVRHALRVAGLA; encoded by the coding sequence ATGGCGGTGCGGCAACTCCCGGCGGAGATCGTGGCGTTCACAGGATGGCTGGGCGAGCTCGCCGGCCGGCTCGCCCCCGACGAGGGCTGGTACGGCGTCTTTCGCGCCCGCGACCCGGAAGGCATGCGCGCCTGCTTCGACGGTACGGACATCCTGCCGTGGGACGTCGTCGCGTCGCTGCTCCAGGACCTCGGCGAACCGTCCGACGGGCCCCTCGCCCTCCGGGGCCGCGCCCTGCACGACGCCGCCGCGGCCGTCCACGACCGGGCCCCGGGCGGCGCGCAATCCCTCACCGGGCGGCGGGACCTGATGGAGCGCGCGGCCTACGACGCGCAGGCCCGCATCCGGGACCTGGCCGCGCGTCCGGACCGGGACCCGGACGGCGCGTCGCTCGCCTGGGCCCGCGACGACCTGACCCGCGCCCGCGCGAGGATCGCCGAACTCGACGCCCGCCTCGACCGCCTCGGCCTCCTCGACCGACAAGGCCAGGGCCGACTCGGCCGGCCGGGCAGGGGCGGCGCGCCGGCCGGCACGACGGGCCGCCCCCACCCGGGTGCGGCAGCGGCGACGCCGGCGGCACAGGCCGCCCTCGCGCCCACCCCCGTCTCCGCGCCCGCCCCCGTCACTGCCGCCGCGCCCGTCCCCGCCCTCCGCCGCCCCCGGGGAGCCCGTTACGCCGGGCTGGAGGTCGCGGATCCGGTCCTGCCGGTCGGGCTGCCCGCGACCGAACCGCCCACCGCTCCGGCCGCCGCACCGCGCGGCGCGCGGTTCGGTGGGGTGTCCGCCGCGCCCGCACGAACGACGGCCGCACCGGAGGCGCCCGAGGATCCGGAGCGGGCCGCCCGGGCCGCGGGCAACGCCGTCCACGCGCTGCGGCGGCTGCGCGCCCAGGGCCGCAGCGGCGAGGCACACGCGCTGTTGTGCGAGGCGCTCGCGGGTCCGCCCGCGTGGCTCCCGGTGCTCGCCGCCGAGCTGCACGCAGCCGGGCTCGCCGCCGACTGGGCCACGCTGCTGTGGGAGGCCGCCACCCTGCCGCCCGGACGGCTGGCCGCCGTCGCCGGGGCGCTGGCCGACGCGGGCCGCCCTCAGGACTGCGAACAGCTGCTTCGGCAGGGCGTGGCCCGGCCCGTGGAGGAGCTGGCCGGGGCCTGCGCCGCCCTCTACGCGGAGTCCCGGCACGACGAGGCCCTGACCCTGCTCACCGCCTTCGTCCGCTGCCGGACGCCGGAGGACGCCGCCCGGCTCGCCGCCGCGGGCCCGGACGCCGGCCCCGCCGCCCTCACCGCCGGGCTGCTGGCCGCCGCCCGCTCCGTCTCCCCGGAACGCGCCCGCGACGTGCGGCACGCGCTGCGGGTCGCGGGGCTGGCCTGA
- a CDS encoding PPOX class F420-dependent oxidoreductase, translating into MEPDSTQSDTKPGAKSETLPEELRRGRYVSLTTFRKDGTGVATPVWYAVEGDELYAWTRTDSWKVKRLRRDPRVVAAVCDVRGNVAEGAIRVEGTARLVTGEELRRVRRLLSRKYTWQFWAVDWPAMIARLGKRPHTGIVVRFTGA; encoded by the coding sequence ATGGAACCCGACAGCACGCAGTCCGACACGAAGCCTGGCGCGAAGTCCGAGACGCTGCCCGAAGAACTGCGGCGCGGCCGCTACGTCAGCCTCACCACCTTCCGCAAGGACGGCACCGGCGTCGCCACACCCGTCTGGTACGCGGTCGAGGGCGACGAGCTGTACGCCTGGACCCGCACCGACTCCTGGAAGGTGAAGCGACTGCGCCGCGACCCCCGGGTCGTCGCCGCCGTCTGCGACGTGCGCGGGAACGTGGCGGAGGGCGCCATCCGCGTGGAGGGAACGGCCCGGCTCGTCACGGGGGAGGAGCTGCGCCGCGTGCGCCGGCTCCTCTCGCGCAAGTACACCTGGCAGTTCTGGGCCGTGGACTGGCCCGCCATGATCGCCCGCCTCGGCAAGCGGCCCCACACCGGCATCGTCGTGCGGTTCACGGGAGCCTGA
- a CDS encoding helix-turn-helix transcriptional regulator codes for MVRTPLTPEEHERGERLGRLLREARGDRSMAEIAAAAGLSAETLRKIETGRAPTPAFFTVAALAGVLGLSMDELVTRCAFVPV; via the coding sequence ATGGTGCGCACACCCCTGACCCCCGAAGAGCACGAGCGCGGCGAACGCCTCGGCCGGCTGCTGCGCGAGGCGCGCGGCGACCGGTCCATGGCGGAGATCGCCGCGGCGGCCGGCCTCTCCGCGGAAACCCTCCGCAAGATCGAGACCGGCCGCGCCCCGACCCCCGCCTTCTTCACCGTCGCCGCGCTCGCGGGCGTCCTCGGCCTGTCCATGGACGAACTGGTGACGCGCTGCGCCTTCGTCCCCGTCTAG
- the map gene encoding type I methionyl aminopeptidase, with the protein MVEIKTDENLLLMREAGRVVARALEAVREKAAPGVTLAELDEVARGVLAAAGAGSPFLGYRPDWAPVPFPAVVCLSVNDAIVHGVPDDTALADGDLLSADCGAVLDGWVGDAAVSFTVGRARPEDTRLVDTAYEALEAGIAAARVGNRVGDVAHAIGRVCRRAGYGIADGFGGHGVGRTMHEGPDVPNEGRPGRGMPLRHGMVIAIEPMLIGSGADHHYTAQDGWTIRTVDGSRAAHTEHTVAVTDDGPRILTAL; encoded by the coding sequence ATGGTGGAGATCAAGACGGACGAGAACCTGCTGCTCATGCGCGAGGCCGGCAGGGTGGTGGCACGGGCCCTGGAGGCCGTGCGGGAGAAGGCGGCGCCCGGGGTGACGCTCGCCGAGCTGGACGAGGTGGCGCGCGGGGTCCTGGCGGCGGCGGGAGCCGGCTCGCCGTTCCTGGGCTACCGGCCGGACTGGGCTCCCGTGCCCTTCCCGGCCGTGGTCTGCCTCTCGGTCAACGACGCGATCGTGCACGGCGTCCCGGACGACACGGCGCTCGCGGACGGCGACCTGCTGAGCGCCGACTGCGGGGCGGTCCTCGACGGCTGGGTCGGGGACGCGGCCGTCAGCTTCACGGTCGGCCGGGCCCGCCCGGAGGACACCCGGCTCGTCGACACGGCGTACGAGGCCCTGGAGGCGGGCATCGCGGCGGCGCGGGTCGGCAACCGGGTCGGCGACGTCGCGCACGCGATCGGCCGCGTCTGCCGCCGCGCCGGTTACGGCATCGCCGACGGCTTCGGCGGCCACGGCGTGGGCCGCACGATGCACGAGGGCCCGGACGTCCCCAACGAGGGACGCCCGGGCCGGGGCATGCCGTTGCGGCACGGCATGGTGATCGCGATCGAACCGATGCTGATCGGCAGCGGTGCCGACCACCACTACACGGCGCAGGACGGCTGGACGATCCGTACGGTCGACGGCTCGCGCGCGGCCCACACCGAGCACACCGTCGCCGTCACGGACGACGGTCCGCGCATCCTGACCGCCCTGTGA